In the genome of Cryptomeria japonica chromosome 8, Sugi_1.0, whole genome shotgun sequence, one region contains:
- the LOC131046962 gene encoding NAD(P)H-quinone oxidoreductase subunit 2 A, chloroplastic-like: MAVTEFLLFILTATLGGMFLCGANDLTTIFVSLECLSLCSYLLSGYTKRDVRSNEAIMKYLLMGGTSSSILACGLSWLYGLSGGEIELQEIANGLINTQMYNSPGI, translated from the coding sequence ATGGCTGTAACAGAGTTTTTGCTGTTCATATTAACAGCTACTCTAGGAGGAATGTTTTTATGTGGTGCTAATGATTTAACAACTATCTTCGTATCTTTAGAATGTTTAAGTCTATGTTCTTATCTATTATCTGGATATACCAAAAGAGATGTACGGTCTAATGAGGCTATTATGAAATATTTACTTATGGGTGGAACAAGTTCTTCCATTCTTGCTTGTGGTCTTTCTTGGCTATATGGTCTATCTGGAGGAGAGATTGAACTTCAAGAAATAGCCAATGGTCTTATAAATACACAAATGTATAACTCTCCAGGAATTTGA